Proteins encoded in a region of the Sulfurovum xiamenensis genome:
- the mqnE gene encoding aminofutalosine synthase MqnE — translation MDLIQKVRNKERLTQEEGEALYDLDLYTLGELADEIRREKYGNKSYFNINRHINPTNVCADICKFCAYSASRKNPNQYTMTHEEILDIVKKSVQNGAKEMHIVSAHNPNDGVEWYMGAFRKIKEAFPELHVKAMTAAEVDFLTREYGYSYDEVLDMMIENGVDSMPGGGAEIFDEEVREYLCKGKVTSDQWIEIHQKWHERGKESNATMLFGHVETRAHRIDHMIRLRDLQDKTGGFNAFIPLVYQRDNNFLKVKDFPTGQEILKTYAISRIMLDNIPHIKAYWVTASVNLALIAQEFGCDDLDGTIEKESIQSAAGAQSSHGMDLNDFVALIKNSGFQPIERDSLYHELKAY, via the coding sequence ATGGATTTGATACAAAAGGTACGCAACAAAGAGAGACTCACTCAAGAAGAGGGTGAAGCACTCTATGACTTAGATCTCTATACGCTCGGTGAACTCGCCGATGAAATTCGTAGAGAGAAATACGGCAACAAAAGCTACTTTAATATAAATCGGCACATCAACCCTACCAATGTCTGTGCAGACATCTGTAAATTCTGTGCATATTCTGCAAGTAGAAAAAATCCCAACCAATATACTATGACCCACGAAGAGATCCTGGATATTGTAAAAAAATCCGTTCAAAACGGTGCAAAAGAGATGCATATCGTCTCAGCACATAACCCTAATGATGGTGTCGAGTGGTATATGGGTGCATTCAGAAAGATCAAAGAAGCATTTCCCGAGTTACATGTGAAGGCGATGACAGCAGCGGAAGTAGATTTTCTGACAAGAGAGTATGGATACAGCTACGATGAAGTGTTGGATATGATGATCGAAAATGGTGTAGATTCCATGCCCGGCGGTGGGGCTGAGATCTTTGATGAAGAGGTACGTGAATATCTGTGTAAAGGGAAAGTCACTTCAGACCAGTGGATTGAGATACACCAGAAATGGCATGAAAGAGGTAAAGAAAGCAATGCTACCATGCTTTTTGGACATGTAGAGACACGTGCACACCGTATAGACCATATGATAAGACTACGTGATCTTCAAGACAAGACAGGCGGATTTAATGCCTTTATCCCCTTGGTCTACCAAAGAGACAACAACTTTCTCAAAGTGAAGGATTTCCCTACAGGGCAGGAGATACTCAAAACCTATGCCATCAGCCGCATTATGCTGGATAACATTCCTCATATCAAAGCCTATTGGGTCACGGCATCGGTCAATCTCGCACTGATCGCTCAGGAGTTTGGCTGTGACGACCTGGATGGCACGATAGAAAAAGAGTCCATTCAATCTGCAGCAGGAGCACAGAGCAGTCATGGAATGGACCTGAATGATTTTGTAGCCTTGATCAAGAACTCCGGCTTCCAACCCATAGAACGTGACAGTCTTTATCATGAGTTAAAAGCCTATTAG